Part of the Candidatus Methylomirabilis limnetica genome is shown below.
CAGCATCATTAGTAACTGCCCGAGGTTCATCTCCGGCACCAGTACGCGTCGAAAGCTAGCCAGTACCTGGCCTACGTTTGCAGGCATCGGGTTCAGGTAGCGCAGGTGCATCGATGAGACGCGGTGCCCCTGCTGGCGGAGGAGTTTGACCGCATGCGTGATCGCCCCGTAGGTTGACCCCCACCCCACGATAAGCAGGTCGCCTGAGGGATCGCCGTAGACCTGTGCCTCCGGGATCTCGTGGACGATACGTGCGATCTTCTCGGCCCGTAGCCGAACCATCTGCTCGTGGTTGAGCGGATCATACGAGACATGGCCGGTGATATCTTCTTTCTCAAGACCGCCGATGCGGTGCTCCAGGCCCGGCGCCCCGGGAATCACCCATGGGCGCGCCAGTGTCTCGGGGTCGCGTAGATAGGGGTAGAAGCCCTGCGGATCGGTCCTGAACGTAACCGGAATCTTCGGCAGGGAAGCGACCTCGGGAAGTTTCCAGGGCTCGGCGCCGTTAGCCAGGTAGCCGTCCGAGAGGTAGATCACCGGACACATATAGCGTATGGCGATCCGTACGGCTTCAATGGCCATCCAGAAGCAGTCGCCAGGTGTCGCCGGAGCAACCACCGCCACCGGACACTCGCTGTTCCGTCCGAACATCGACTGCAAGAGATCGGCCTGCTCGGTCTTGGTCGGAAGGCCCGTGGACGGTCCGCCGCGCTGCACGTTCACGATGACCAGGGGGAGCTCAGTCATCACCGCCAGGCCGATCGCTTCGCCCTTGAGCGCCAGGCCCGGACCAGAGGTTCCGGTGGTCCCGATAGCGCCCGCATACGACGCCCCAATTGCGGCTGTGACAGCCGCTATCTCGTCCTCGGCCTGAAATGTGATCACGTTGTAGTGCCGGTACATGCAGAGTGTGTGCAGGATATCGGAGGCGGGTGTAATGGGGTAGCTGCCGTAAAAGAGCTGCAGTGATGCGAGTTGCGCGGCGGTGACGAGACCGATCGCGGTGGCCTCGTTCCCGGTGATGTGACGGTATGTGCCGGGTACGATTGGGGCCGGTGGCACGAAGTAGCGTGATGGAAAGATCTCAGTGGTTTCGCCATAGTTGTAGCCGGCCCGAAACGACGCGACGTTAGCCTCGGCAAGCTTCGGGTTCTTCTGGAACTTGGCCCGGATGCTCTTTTCTTCGCGCTCTGTGGGGTGGGTGTACAGCCAGAACATGAGACCGAGCGCGTAGAAGTTCTTACAGCGTCCAACCTCCTTGGCCGTCAACCCCATCCCCTCCAGGGCGAGCGATGTCTGCTTCGAGATATCGATTGCATAGACCTGATATTTGGAAAGGCTACCGTCTTCGATCGGGTTCGAGGCGTAGCCGGCCTTCTCGATGTTGGCTCGGGTGAACGTGCCGGCATTCAGAATGAGGATGCCGCTAGATGGGAGATCCGGCAGGTTGATGCGCAGTGCGGCCGGGTTCATCGCCACCAGAACGTCCGGCTGATCGCCCGGCGTAAATACCTTCTGACTCGAGAAGTGAATCTGGTAGGCCGACACGCCTGCCAGCGTTCCAGCCGGCGCCCGAATCTCACCCGGGAAGTCCGGAAAGGTCGCCAGGTCACTCCCTTCATGCGCAACGCTCTTGGTGAATTCTGTTCCGGTAAGCTGCATGCCATCGCCTGAATCGCCGGCAAAGCGGACGACGACGGTCTCTAACTCGCTTATCGGTCGGCGCGGTACCACAGGCGTAGACGGTGTACTCTCGCTGTCAGTCATCTAGGTCCTTTCGTTCTCGTTGAGGGGCGATACCCCGCGGCTTGCCGCGAGTTCGTCATACCGGCGGAAGCCGGTATCCAGAGGGCCCGACTGGATTCCGTGTCAAGCACGGAATGACGGGCCAGAACAGAAGACGATACCCCGCAGCTTGCCGCGGGGTAATTCATTCTCGTGAGTGGCCAGCCGTCCACTAACCACCATGGAGCTCTCGCGCCGAGAGGCCGGGCTCAGGCGGTTCATTGAGCACTACGGTGGGAAACAGGGAGACGATGAACTTGACAACGTTCCGCATCGACACAATGCCCACCGGTCTGCCCTGCCCGTCGAGCA
Proteins encoded:
- a CDS encoding 2-oxoacid:acceptor oxidoreductase subunit alpha, with protein sequence MTDSESTPSTPVVPRRPISELETVVVRFAGDSGDGMQLTGTEFTKSVAHEGSDLATFPDFPGEIRAPAGTLAGVSAYQIHFSSQKVFTPGDQPDVLVAMNPAALRINLPDLPSSGILILNAGTFTRANIEKAGYASNPIEDGSLSKYQVYAIDISKQTSLALEGMGLTAKEVGRCKNFYALGLMFWLYTHPTEREEKSIRAKFQKNPKLAEANVASFRAGYNYGETTEIFPSRYFVPPAPIVPGTYRHITGNEATAIGLVTAAQLASLQLFYGSYPITPASDILHTLCMYRHYNVITFQAEDEIAAVTAAIGASYAGAIGTTGTSGPGLALKGEAIGLAVMTELPLVIVNVQRGGPSTGLPTKTEQADLLQSMFGRNSECPVAVVAPATPGDCFWMAIEAVRIAIRYMCPVIYLSDGYLANGAEPWKLPEVASLPKIPVTFRTDPQGFYPYLRDPETLARPWVIPGAPGLEHRIGGLEKEDITGHVSYDPLNHEQMVRLRAEKIARIVHEIPEAQVYGDPSGDLLIVGWGSTYGAITHAVKLLRQQGHRVSSMHLRYLNPMPANVGQVLASFRRVLVPEMNLGQLLMMLRAQFLVDAVGLCKVQGRPFKVSEIMAKAEDLLGVHERAEFATHAEVAS